In the Blautia coccoides genome, CTGTGCAAGGCCCGCTTCCTCGGAGGACATGCCATTGTCCTGTTTGCGCAGCCAGTCATCCATGCAGTAGCCCGCCAGGGATGCTGTGTACTGGAAATTGAACCAGTTCTCACCGCAGATGGTAGTTGGATTTCCGTAATGATACCAAATGGGCTGTACACCGCGGCATGCCCTTGTCTTTTCATTTACCTTTGCCATGACCTCTTCGTTTCCGAACATTTTTGCCATGGTATAGACAGCTTCCTCACTGGTGTTGTCATATGGATATTCTGAAATGTACGGATATTTGTCATTTGCGAAATTATTGAATTTTTCCTCCATAACGGATTCCAGATTTTCTGCTTCTTCCTCATATCCTCTCTCTTTCAGAGACTGGATGATCGAGGGTGTGGTGGACTCTCCCATGAGTCCTGTATTCCAGTTGTACCCTACACTTCCCTCATTGTAAAGGGCATCCATAATATGATAGCATCGAAGCAGATAAGTATCCGCATCCTCTTTATACGCGATCAGATCAGGATACTGCTCTGCAATCTTATACATGGAAAAATACGTGTTATAAATATGCGGATATGCAAATCCTCTGTATGTAGGAGTGCTGTTCGGCTCCGGCATCAGGAAGTCGTGGATCAGGAAATCCTCCTGATGTTCCTGCATCAGATTCTGCCAGATGGCTGTGTCCAGATATTCGTCCAGAGCCTGTACCTGCTCCTCCACTGGATTATAAGAATTCATCTCCGCCAGATATTCTCCGTGGACATATCCCCAGTCATCGCCCCAGCCCCAATAACCATCAAAGGAACCTCTTTTTGACTTACTGTCCATCATCCAGTCATCAAATACTTTGTCCTGGATAGCTCCCGGCGCATCTCACTGGGTTTTCAGTAGAAAATCGGAATGCAGATCCAGAGCGGACTGCAGATCATCCATCATGTAAAACTGCAGCATGGTTGTCTTATCTTCCCCATTCTGTCTGTAGTTCACAATAATGTCATTCTGTCCCAGATCCCCGAATGCAATGTTGTAAATGTGGTACTGTTCCCCATCTATGATCTTTGTCTCTACAAATTCAGCATAGGTATTGTCCTCTGTTCTCTCGCAGGACAGGTTATTGGAAACCGTGTTGGCGCCCTGATGAAGGTTGTTTGTATGAGGACAGCGGAATTCAAAAGAGATGTCCTCTGCTGCAGCCTTGGTATGCAGATACATTTTCGCCGGCATATCTCTTGAAAATGTCATTCCCGGAACAGCCACAGCATCCATAATACCTTCTTCATACAGAGTATCCTTCATCTCTGCCTCATCTGCTACACCGGTGAATTCAAAGGCGTATGTTTTGCTTTTTCCTGACTCCAATGTCATACTGGAACTTTCCATATATCCTTTGTTTCCGGACTTTTCATCAGCACTTATGGCATCTGAATGGATATAAAACACATTCAGGCCGTTTGCCCAGTCTGCCTGATCCATGCACCATTCTTTTTCCTCTGCTCTTCTCTGTCCTATCTGCCAGTGGTCCTGATATTCAAACCCTGCACCAGTCTCTGTATCCGGTGTCATGAGCAGAAAATGTCCGTCCCCGCTTGGTCTTGTGGCATACACATAGGAGGAATCTTTCCCCACAAAGCTGTGGTCCACTGTGCAGGCTTCATATGCTTCCCCCTGATTTACCCAAATTTCATGAAAAGCAAGGGGAACACCGAAGTCACCAAAGATCAAATCTGTATCTGTGGTATTTTCCACAGTGATCTCCCACCGAAGCTGGTCATCTGTCAGGGAATAGGTTTCCACCAGCTTAAAGTCTCTGATGGCTCTCTCCCCTTCTGTTTTTGTGTTGTCGTATGTCACCACGATCTTATTGTCTTTGAGTTCCACACTTCTTCCGGCATCGGAGGAATTGGTCAGCGCTTCTGTCCAGTTTTCCTCTCCGCTCTTCTTCGTTTTGAACATCAAATCCCCCATCCATTCATGGGCAGATGTGTCCTGTTTAGGATTATCACTGACATTCATAACATAATTGGTATCGTATTCATCTCCTACAATTTTCAGAGATGTGATTTCCCCGTACTCGCCGGTTTCTACATCAAAATATTCATTGCGCAGATGATATCCCTTATCTGTCTTCTCCGCAATGAACTCTTTTGCTGCCGCTTTTATCTCTATAGAACCCAGATAAGGCAGGCAGGTTCCAAGAGCCATGGCTGCTGTCAGGACAAAAGATAGACCTGAGAGTGCATTCTGTTTCTTTTTCATCTTGATCTCCCTTCTTTTAAAACGTTTTACTAACTATGGGAGAATTATACTTTACAATCAGGTGATATACAATATTTTTCTCATTTATCACTGTTTTTTTGTAATAAATACAAGATTTTGCACAGTATTTTTTGTGCAACAATTACAAATTAATTCGTTTTACTTTAATATTTTGCAGTGCAAAAAGGGTACAAGTCTACAATTTTCAGAGGACTTGTACCCTTTTGCTTTATATCTTCTTTATTATACGGTTTATTTTCTAACAATTCTATCGCATTAACATATTTTACCTAGAAAATATTTTGTATTTTAAGTGTAACGTTTTACCTTTCTCATCTGTTCATACCACTAACGCCTTTGAATCCTGTTGTTTCTGTGAGAGGTATCGGCTGATGTCAGTTTGAACGATCCTGATGTATGAGATATGCTGAGAAAGATATGATATTTTGCTTCTACTGAATTTTATGAAGCAGATATTCCATTTCTATGAAACAGATATTTCATTTACTTGATTTTACAAATTGAATTACGGTTAATGACTTGACAGGGAATCTTGTATTCTTTCTTTTCCCCACTGCCCTTCTTTCCTTCCAGACGCTCAGTTAAAAGTTCTGCAGCGATACTCCCCATATGATTCAGTGGAAGGGCCACTGTGGAAAGTGTTGGGTAAAACGCTTCGCTGATTTCTCTGTCATCAAAGCCAATCACAGATAAATCTTTCCCTATCCTCATGCCTTTTTCATTTATATAGTCGTAAATGCCGCCTGCCATAATATCATTCATGGAAAAAATCGCAGTGACCCCCTGCCGCACTAATTGTTCCGCACCCGCATACCCATCTTCCCGGTTCCACTCTCCATTTATTTCCCAGCAGGGGTTAAAAGGAATTTCATGATCAAAAAGTGCTTTCATAAATCCCCGCATACGTTCTATGGTATGGAAACTTTGACGGCTGCCAGTAATGACTCCTATTTTTCTATGTCCCATAGAAATCAGTGCTTTGGCAGCTTCATACCCTCCCTGTTCATCATCATATATAACGGATGGCACCTCCCGGCTGTCCACTTTTCCATATACCGCGACGGTGGGAACTGCAAATAATTCCGGGATATGGTCCATCACGTGATAATGCCCCTCCACATAAATGATGCCTTCCACCCGTTTTGCAAGCATCTCCTGTATTTCTTCCTGGACCAGACCGCTGTACTCTTTAAATGTATAAAATGCATTGCCATATTTCTGATACATCCTCATGTTGCCCATGAGCAGAGTATATCCTTTTTTCTCCAGACAGGCGCTGATCCCATCCACAATAGTGGGCGTATGAAATATAGTCAGATCTTCTGCTATGATTCCAATCGTTTTGGTATTTTTCTGTTTTAAATTTTTTGCCATGTAGTTTGGCACATAATTCATCTCTTTTGCCTTCTGCAGAACTAATTCCTTTGTCTCCTGCCTGGCCTTTTCCTTGCCGTTCAGAATATTGGAAACCGTTGAGATTGAGACATTACATGCCTTTGCAATTTCCTTGATCGTTGCCATATGTATCCTCCAACAGTTTTATTTGTCCGCGCCCAGACGCAAAACCTGTGTCAGGTACGATGTGGAATGCTCAACTATACTGCGCTGATTTTACTATTTTTCACAGTTTGATGCAGCAGCACGCAGCATGTCAGCAGTTCAACTGAGACTGTTTATGACTAAAAAACAGCAGCAGATGCAGAGCTGGTCATATCCTTAACAAGGTACCTGTATAGAAAACAGCGTCAGCCATGGACTAACGCTGTATATAAATTATTGGGTTACTGTGCCATTATTATAGTTAGATTTTCTATTTGTGTCAATGAATTTGTTATAAAGCAATATGTAAATTTGCATTTTTCAGTATAAGAAATTTTGAGTGTAAAATATTGTTGAAAATATTGCTTGATGTTAAAAGGAATGGACTGAAGTAGTATATATACATTTTGCCCCTGATTGTGAAGATTGGCGCATATGACTATATGAGAATTGTCTGGGAACTTATGCTTAAATCCTCTCACTTCGGGAATTTCGATCCACACTCTCCTCGCAGAGAGTGACTTTTATCTCTGCCACCTGACAACCATCCTTTTGAATTTCAATCCACACTCTCCTCGCAGAGAGTGACGGAGCCAAGAGCTCTATTATCATCTTAAACACCGATTTCAATCCACACTCTCCTCGCAGAGAGTGACTATCTGTGCCGACACCTTCCCTAAGATACAGTCATTTCAATCCACACTCTCCTCGCAGAGAGTGACTCGAGATCCTGCTTATGCTCAAAGGCTACAACCCATTTCAATCCACACTCTCCTCGCAGAGAGTGACTGTCTTCGAGTAGTCCCGCAAACAGCCATTCACCATTTCAATCCACACTCTCCTCGCAGAGAGTGACTTCCCCTTCACCACCTTTTTACCATTCTGTTTCCTTATTTCAATCCACACTCTCCTCGCAGAGAGTGACCTCTCGGGGTATGTTTTGACATACCAGTCTAAAATTTCAATCCATACTCTCCTCGCAGAGAGTGACCAAAGCAATCTCTGTAAATGAAACGGTCAGACCGATTTCAATCCACACTCTCCTCGCAGAGAGTGACTTTCGGTCTGCCGTGAGGTTTAGCACTTTGCAAAAATTTCAATCCACACTCTCCTCGCAGAGAGTGACGGGAGGCTGTTGCCAGACGTGTTCTGTCAGTAGGATTTCAATCCACACTCTCCTCGCAGAGAGTGACCTTTTTTGATTATATGAAAGAAACTTATCATTGCATTTCAATCCACACTCTCCTCGCAGAGAGTGACAATACGATTATAAGGGGGATAAATATGAGAAGTTTCATTTCAATCCACACTCTCCTCGCAGAGAGTGACGTTTGCAAGCCATGTTTTCAATTCATCAACAGACATTTCAATCCACACTCTCCTCGCAGAGAGTGACGCTCAGGGGGTGAGGCGCAGCGAGTAGACGGGATAATTTCAATCCACACTCTCCTCGCAGAGAGTGACGGATTTTTCGGATTCGTAAAGAGGGTATCCGGACTATTTCAATCCACACTCTCCTCGCAGAGAGTGACCATGCTTTAATTCTCCGCCTTCCGGAACCTCCAATTTCAATCCACACTCTCCTCGCAGAGAGTGACAACCATTTTCTGACGGACATACATAACCTAATTTATTTCAATCCACACTCTCCTCGCAGAGAGTGACAGAACTGAAAAAGGGATCTTTAATTTCATGGAAATTTCAATCCACACTCTCCTCGCAGAGAGTGACAAGGCCAGCACGCCGACCACCACCAATAAGTAAATTTCAATCCACACTCTCCTCGCAGAGAGTGACGGTTCAAAAATTCAGATTCCGATCACTTCAAAAAATTTCAATCCACACTCTCCTCGCAGAGAGTGACACACCTTCACGATCTGGTTCTGTGACCGGAAAATGATTTCAATCCACACTCTCCTCGCAGAGAGTGACTCAGATAGAGTCTGATTATGATAAGTTAAAAAGAATTTCAATCCACACTCTCCTCGCAGAGAGTGACCCTGTAGGGTGACATCTGAAGGTCCACTGATTTTATTTCAATCCACACTCTCCTCGCAGAGAGTGACAAAATGCACTCGAACCATTGGTCGATGCGGCTTTAATTTCAATCCACACTCTCCTCGCAGAGAGTGACTGAGAAATGCCAGAAAATCCGGGATACATACAACATTTCAATCCACACTCTCCTCGCAGAGAGTGACCACTTACTACAAATGAGAAAAACTGGTATTTAACAATTTCAATCCACACTCTCCTCGCAGAGAGTGACCCACGGCGGATGTGCTCCCTGACGCACTGAGGGATTTCAATCCACACTCTCCTCGCAGAGAGTGACGAAAGAGGATATCATATCAACGCAGGTCAGTATGTATTTCAATCCACACTCTCCTCGCAGAGAGTGACATAAGTACAATATTTAAATTTACCTGTACTTGCAATTTCAATCCACACTCTCCTCGCAGAGAGTGACCAGAGAGCCAAATCCAATGTTGACTATGATATGAGATTTCAATCCACACTCTCCTCGCAGAGAGTGACCGCCTAAAATTTGATAAAGACCAGAAAGCCGCAAAATTTCAATCCACACTCTCCTCGCAGAGAGTGACCCGGCCGGGAAAGCCGGGAGAAAGACGGATAATATATTTCAATCCACACTCTCCTCGCAGAGAGTGACCGGCTGCAGATCCGTTCGATAAATGTAAAACAAATTTCAATCCACACTCTCCTCGCAGAGAGTGACCCGGAAGTCGGCTCATCCAGGACCAGGATTTTAGGATTTCAATCCACACTCTCCTCGCAGAGAGTGACCCAGGGGCTGTTTTCCACCATTTTTTGAGACACTATTTCAATCCACACTCTCCTCGCAGAGAGTGACCCATTTGCCTGGCGTTTCTCCATTATCGGCAGTATTTCAATCCACACTCTCCTCGCAGAGAGTGACCTGGCGGTGGCTGTAAATACATTATAGAAAGAGAAATTTCAATCCACACTCTCCTCGCAGAGAGTGACGGTTACGTAGTTGATTATGAGCGACCGGCGGAACATTTCAATCCACACTCTCCTCGCAGAGAGTGACAGCAAAATCTCCCAAATGTTCCATATTACTCATAGGAATTTTGCACACTTATCACATATTCTATATATCTATTTTTTATTCTAACACATATATCATATTTTTTCCAATAAAATATAGGTGCGAATCCCCCTGGTATTTCATGTTCACTTGACATTCGCACTGCAAAAAAAGAATACCCTGCACAAATGTGCGGAGTATTCTTTTGCTTGCTGATATTTTTATTCCAAATATCAAAAATATTTACCAATTCAACAGAGTCTTTTATCTCTGTCTCATACTCCCGGCAGAAAAAAATCTTCTGCCGGGAGTATGTAAAATAATAAGTGAAGCTATTTGCTGTAAATTGTTAAAATTAATTATATTTTTTTCTTTTCCTCAAAATGCTGAGTGTACAAGCGAAGATAGCGATCAGTGCCACAGCTCCAAAGCCTGCAAACATACCGATAGGCGTTTCATCTCCGGTTTTTGCGGAAGAAGTTCCTTTCTGGCTTCCTCCGCTGGTTGGAGTGTTTGTCTTTTTGCCGCCGGTACCGTTATTTTTATTATCAGACGGCGCTTTCGGCTTTTCATTTGGTCCTGCGTTAACTTTTTCCAATTGATCCATTGCTGCTTTCAAAGCTGCTGTGGCTGTATCAATCTGCTCCTGTGTAGCCTTGTCACTTTCATTGATGTTTGACGCATCATCGAAGGCTTTCTGGAATTTCTCCCAGGTTGTCCCTGTATAATCGTCTTTTTTCAATTGTGAAGCCTGTTCTAAAAGTGCACGCAATGCAGATTTATCAGTCTTTTCTTCTGTTACTGCCGGATGCTTTTTCAATTCCGCGATTGCATCCGTAAGTGCAGAAACCGCTGTATTTACTTCCTCCTGAGATGACTCTTCATTGTCATAAACACCCTGGGCTTTGCTGAGTGCTTCTGTAAATACAGTCCAGGCCTCTTCTGTGTAATCCTCTTTTTTCAACTGTTCTGTCTGCTCGATCACTGCTTTTAACGCTTCATTGTGTACTGTAATTATTTCTGCCGGAACAAGTCCACGATACGCCTCTGCCAGTATTGCCTCTGCCGTATCTATTTCCTCTTCTGTGAGGCCGTCCTTGCCCTGAAGCTCTGCTGCCGCTGCAAGCGCCTTTGCATATGCCGACCAGCTTTCTGCTGTGTAGGTTTCTTCAGAAGAAATACCGGCACTGTATTTTTTAATGATGCCTGCCAGTTTATCTTCTAATGTCACCAGCTTTTCCTGAGCCTGTATCAATACTGCCAAAGCACTGTCGACATCAAGCTGCCCTGCCTGTTCATTATCACGCACATTTAAAGCCTCTGTAAGTGCTGCTGCGTAAGGTGTCCAGGAAGCTGCCGTGTACAGACCGGCCTCCTCCTCTGCGGGTGCTTCAGCAATTGCCTCGATCAGTTCTGTCTTATCCACCACATGCTCCGGCTTTTGAACCAGTGCTTTTCTTGCCTCCGCAAGAATTTCAATGGCTGCATTTACAGCAGCTTCATCATTAGACCCCATTAACTTTTCAGCAGCTTCTAATGCTGTCTGATAATCTGCCCAGCT is a window encoding:
- a CDS encoding DUF5695 domain-containing protein; the encoded protein is MKKKQNALSGLSFVLTAAMALGTCLPYLGSIEIKAAAKEFIAEKTDKGYHLRNEYFDVETGEYGEITSLKIVGDEYDTNYVMNVSDNPKQDTSAHEWMGDLMFKTKKSGEENWTEALTNSSDAGRSVELKDNKIVVTYDNTKTEGERAIRDFKLVETYSLTDDQLRWEITVENTTDTDLIFGDFGVPLAFHEIWVNQGEAYEACTVDHSFVGKDSSYVYATRPSGDGHFLLMTPDTETGAGFEYQDHWQIGQRRAEEKEWCMDQADWANGLNVFYIHSDAISADEKSGNKGYMESSSMTLESGKSKTYAFEFTGVADEAEMKDTLYEEGIMDAVAVPGMTFSRDMPAKMYLHTKAAAEDISFEFRCPHTNNLHQGANTVSNNLSCERTEDNTYAEFVETKIIDGEQYHIYNIAFGDLGQNDIIVNYRQNGEDKTTMLQFYMMDDLQSALDLHSDFLLKTQ
- a CDS encoding LacI family DNA-binding transcriptional regulator codes for the protein MATIKEIAKACNVSISTVSNILNGKEKARQETKELVLQKAKEMNYVPNYMAKNLKQKNTKTIGIIAEDLTIFHTPTIVDGISACLEKKGYTLLMGNMRMYQKYGNAFYTFKEYSGLVQEEIQEMLAKRVEGIIYVEGHYHVMDHIPELFAVPTVAVYGKVDSREVPSVIYDDEQGGYEAAKALISMGHRKIGVITGSRQSFHTIERMRGFMKALFDHEIPFNPCWEINGEWNREDGYAGAEQLVRQGVTAIFSMNDIMAGGIYDYINEKGMRIGKDLSVIGFDDREISEAFYPTLSTVALPLNHMGSIAAELLTERLEGKKGSGEKKEYKIPCQVINRNSICKIK